Within Spinacia oleracea cultivar Varoflay chromosome 4, BTI_SOV_V1, whole genome shotgun sequence, the genomic segment AATGACAAAAACTGGACTTATTTTCCCTAGGTTTGGATTTGGGTCACATCCAAAtccaaattcttttaatttCCAAACAACACATTTGGGCCAATTCCATCCTTTCAAATGAAATGATAGTTTCTAAACTGACCATCAGGGTTTTCCTAGATATAAATCTCAGACGTAAATGTGTCATTCACTTGGTTTTAGATTTTAGATAATGCAGCGGTTAATGACGTCATTACTAGACATCCTTAGTATTTCCGACAATTGTCTGCCTACGCTTAAAAAATTGTCGTTGCAATGAGAAAGGAAGCACAAAACCTTGACGCATAAGAGGACAATTTACAGTGTCGGTCATAGATAAAAATGCGGTATCGGTCACGGTCGCGGAGTCTCGGTAACGGAAATGTTGCGTTAGTCGCGGACCATGTCGCGGTTGTCGCGTAGGAATTTGAAATATGTCAGCCCCATTCACTACCTACCGTAGTCCCCCTTCCCTAAACCGTATACGTGacataattaaaatgaattcctttgtctaccttctctctcctcactggttttagatttgaaaatggagttctctACTCTATTCCAATAAAGTTTCtccatttctttcctttttccctttctttttgtcgAAAACATGGGAAATTTGGCTGAAAATCGAGTAGATGTGAGGTTTATAACGTTTAATGCGGACAAAATTCGTTCGTATCGGTTGAACTGGCCGAGATCTCGTCGTTTTGAAAAACACCTTTACGAATCAGGATATCTCGTATCGCCAGCCTCCAAAACCTTGTTAACTCGGGCGATACGAGATATCCCGGACTAGTTTTTACACCATGGTGTCGGTATGATTATTAGTCATTTCACCATCATCAGGGATAACCAAGCCTAAAATTTCAGGTACGCGCTACCTTTCTCTAAAAAACATGCCCCCAATCTCCACCCCACCACCTCCTCCTTAAAACTGCTAACCCCCTTTCTCTCACTTGTTTCCGTACAACACGAACTCGGGGTTCGCCCTTGCTcgacaattttttttactatctTAATTACTAGATCTCCAACAAGGGAAACTGAAAACTAAATTCTTGAAGTATACGTTCACAAGTTCTAGGGGCTttaggtattttttttagttgaattactttgattgattttttttttaaaatttaatcatTTTTTGGATTACAATTTGTGTAATATGGATTCACATTTTatttgatgatcatatttgtgGCTTAATCATAGAATAAAAACTCGGTCGAGTTAACTCGGTTCGCCCGAGTTAACTCGGATTTTCACGTTGGCGATACGATATTTGCCGATTTGTCACGCCGTTTTCTAAAACGGCGATATATCGCCCGATCCGACCGATACGGACCAAAATCGCCCGAGACAAAGAGAGAAACTCGCGAATTGACCGCATCCTTGAAAGTTAGgttgaaaaaaggaaaatagaGTGAAGAAACAGAAGAAAAAACAAATTGTTAGTTAGGGTTTTGAAAACCCAGATCTGAAAATTGGGGCACCAAATCAGGGATATAGAGAACGAAAACTTGGGGCTTTTGCACACCTGAGAAATGCGATCTCCAATTATTAGTCGCCTGAGAAAGCTAAGGCTTTTAGTCACCGGAATCTGCCATATTAGCCACCGGAACCACCAGTTCAAGAGGCTTTCAGCGTCCCATTTTTTTAGGGATCAACGTGAGAGACTGCGAGGTAGGTGAGGCTTGAATATACAAACAGCTGTCTGCATGTACACTTTTCCACTTTTGGTGGGGAatcttttccaaaaaataattattttattttaaataaaatagtaatGGTACTTATCTTTTCCATTAAAGTTACTGTAAAGTTTTAACTCCTTTGTTTGTATCCTCTGCCATgagatttctatctctttttatttttgtttttatttttatttttcattttcctcACTAAGATTTTTAATTACTTTATATTTCCCCACTAATCGTTCCGCGACCACCACCGCGACCCGATCCGCGACCACCGAGACTATTCCGTTACCGCATCACCGCACCGATCCCGCGACCGCGACCGATACCGCATTTTTAGACCATGGGCTTAATGGAATCGATTAATCGCTTAATCTGGTTTTGGTCAAATTGGCTAGTTTTCAAAAATAATCCCGACATATGCTGTACAAATTATgcttgattttgtttttttttttggtattagcacccggttcacccttagagctaatccggattcggggcgagttctgagtggttaggttccagtcccctcccaattgttgttgcgggggatcgaacacgagttctccctaccaagttcaacctcaatcaccactgaaccaacaagcaattggtatattttgttgttgtatgaatgttgattttttattttccctAATTTTTTTATGCGAGTTGACATGTAAATACTTACTAATTATGCCTTAGCGTTGATAAATTGAGTTTTTGTGCAATTGATATATAGTTAGGCGCAGCATTATTagttaaaaaaattgattgcaTTAATTTCTTGGGCTTCTTTTTCAGGTAATTCAATTTGGTTCTTGTTTAATTAAGAAGAAGTTTAATTTTAGATTGAGGGGTTATGATTGTTGGGTTTCTGTGAATTTTTATACTCATGGCTTCCGCTGATTGCAGTCTGACTAGTACTTGAACTAGGACCTAGTGTAACTGatatttcaaatttttttattcCTAGCTTGGAGCATTCAGATCTGAGAGCACCTGCAAAACCAATCATCAAGAAAGCTAAATTGGGGGGTTTTGCTATCTATTGTATGcaatttgttaaatttattcCTACAGATCCCTTACACTCATTGTAACATGGGAATTGGGAAGTGTGATATATTGAAGAGATTGTAGGCCCCTGGTTTACATTCACACACATGCACGTAGTCTGATAAGTTTTTGCATGTCCCTTCACCACAATAGACCCAATTGCTAGCTAGAACATCCAAATCTCACTTGAGAAAGTTTTTAACCAAGTATATAAATCATTGGATAAATAGGATGTTGCTGGTATTCTGGTATTTAGGCAAACTTACGATTAAAGACAGATAAGTCATATGGGTTTTGTGGGGATAGCTGGAAGGGAAGGAGCAGCTGACATGCAGGAGTAGTTTATAGAACCTGTTTAAGATGGTCACTTTACTTTGAGAAAGATTAACAAATTGCAATTCAGGCAGTTCTATTGCAGCAAACACCAAACCTAGAATTTTAGAACTTCTGTTTATTCTTTGTTTCTCATTTGCTACTCAGATGTCTTGCACTTTAGAATTTAGATACCATGTTAATGTATCTAGCTGTGCAGTTGGTGGCTTCTTTGGAGGTTGGTTCATATTTTAGCTTGAAAAAGATTAATTGTCATTGTTATTAATGATGAATAGCTCAGGGTTGTCACCTATTTGTCTGTGTTGTGTTGTTAAATTATGCTCTATACTTCAATGTGGCAGTTGCTGTTGTAACTTTATTTATTGTATTAGAAATTTAGAACTTCAGTTTTATATGCAGATGATTAATCTCAATTATTGCGAAGCATAATGCTGGCTTCCATCTCTAGAATTGAAATGCTTGTATTTTGTATGAGATTAAGCtttttttttcctcttaaaAATTGAGTGGAGATTATGCCAAAAGATGGAAATCATACTTGGGACAGTTAGACAATGTTAAGCGCCTCTATTTTTGTCGGAAAGAAAAAAGAGCCTCTATTTtggatgtttttttttaatttttttttttaacctcTTTGTGATGTTAAAAGATAATTTGAAGGGGATACGGTTGTGGTGTGCCTGGTAAAGGACTAATTGGGATATTTATGCTGAATTAGTAAGACTTGTGGCCCATGTCTATATATAAGCCAACTATGCTGGTGTTTAATGTCCACTTAAATTATCTAAATTCTCCATATTGTACTTTCTAAAATGATTCTCGTACatgttttttgaaatttgaatcatgcatcgcgtgcatatagaTCTATTGTATGATATCTTTGCACCTTATgttaaaattcaagaaaacttATTATTTCACTAAAACTTGTAGATATTTGCTGATTTTGGTTAGTGTAATAACAAGCGGACTAACCAAGAACAGAGAGAATGGGTGACAGTGACGAAGACGATACCTTCTACTACCGCTACACCACCCCCACATCTGGTCACTCCGCCACCtcctcctccaccaccaccaccaccaagcGTAGTAGCGGAAGTGGGGGCTTGGCTCCCTCAAAGTCAACTGTCTATGTTAGCAATATCGACTTCAACCTCACGAACTCCGAcctcttcaccatcttctccacCTTCGGAAAGGTCGCCCGTGTCACCATTCTTAAGGACCACGCCACTCGCCGTAGCCGCGGCGTTGCCTTCGTCCTCTTCGTCGCCCGTGACGACGCTGTTTCCGCTGCCCGCCAGATGAACGGAAAAATCCTCAATGGCCGAACCCTAAGTGCTTCAATTGCGTCTGACAACGGCCGTGCAGCTGAATTCATTCGTCGTCGCGTTTATAAGGACAAGTCCAGGTGTTATGAGTGCGGGGAGGAGGGTCATCTGAGCTATGAATGTCCCAAAAATCAGTTGGGTCCCAGGGAGCGGCCTGTTCCTAAGAagggtaggagagagaaagagcagAGGAGGAAGGAGGATGAGGAAGAGGAGGCGAGAGAAGGAGATGAAGAAGAGGTTGCATTTGAGGAGGATAACTGGGCTTCTGTGGTTGATAATGCTGCTGATCAAAGGTTGTTGATGGGACatgaagaacaacaaaaattggggaaagaGAAGAAGGTGAAGAAAGCTAGCTATTTCAGTGACGAGAGTGGGGAGGAGGATTGATCATATTTTTATCAAGAGTAATTGTTGAATTGATCAACTGCCTTCGTCCAAATTTAATTTCACTTACTACACTAGTAGAAGTTGTCAAATGCCTCGTCTCAAATGCTCCACTGTTTAATAAATCAGGTAGGGGGATGACGAAGTAAGCGGCTAACAACATTACTTTTGCATTGTTACTAATCATGAGGGTAATTTAGGCTGTAGAGGTGAATTATAAACCTGTTTCCATGCTTTCCTTGTTTTATTTGtctttctataaaaaaaatagtgAAATTATGACAAGCAAATTGGAGGTTTAATTTATCTTAGAAATATATTGTTTGTTACTTTGGGATGCACATGGAGAAAAGAAAAATCGATTTAATTTTCATCGGCGTGTTCGATGCAAATAGTTTCTAAGCATGAAATGGGTAGATCCTTCTGAAATTTTAGTACTATACCTAGCCTTGATATTGTTTGTTCTATTGCATCTGACTGTGTTAAACCTCTGAATATTATTAAATGTGTCCTTCTTATTAATCTCTATGTTGTGTTCAATGTGTTGCAGGCCCAGCAGAGAACTCACCGGTTTTTTCGTAGATTGATTTGGCATCGGAGAGGTCACTCAATAAGCCTTCTGCTGTTGCTTCTGTTTCCTTCACTGCTGCTTCTGTTGGTACAGAAACCCAATGTTCTCTCTCGGGCTTCTTCTCTTTGATGCCTTCCATCTTATTCCAGGGTATCCAACTTTTTAATTTTCcattgttttcttttctttttccgaATACTTCAAAATTGTGGTTGTTATCTGTTGATCTCTATGGTTGGTTCACCTTACTAATGCCAAGAAGTAATCCAACATTTTGAGGATTAGTAGATCTCATTTATCATGAAGAACTGTTTTTATGTACTGAGGGTTTAGGAGGTTTTGTCTTAATTTTCAATCCattaaatccttaactttaTTCCTTGCTTGCCATTTGAGGTTCATGTTGTATTTGTGCTTATTATGATTTGTGTACTAGGCTTTGTTTCTAATTACCTCTGCTCAAGATctttaaatatgattatatttctctttcactagtagaaaaacatcCAGTGCACTAGTGTAGTCAATCGAGTAATGGAGAACATACAAAAGCTTTGGAATTTTATTGTAGGGCACTAGAAGTCTTGTATGTGATACTTCTTGTAGATTGATATCAACATATCATTGCTGCGAATATTTTGACCAATTCATCAATACCTTGTGTGGTTTGCCTGACAAGCTTCTGCATATTAATCTCTGAGTTTATTGCCCCAAATGTTTTGGTTATTGCAGTCGGCAACCCTCCAAATCATGcgtataaaaatcataaaactatCAGTGTAGTACTGTAGTAGTGTACAACATTTAAGAACTGCTAGTGTGCTTTATTTGTTTCGTCCTGAATCTCCGCCTCTCCAGTATCAATGCTCTTATTGTCAGCATTATTAGGCTCTTAATGTCAGACATTAAGTGTAGTTTCccattttttcatgaaataagtTCAGTACTCCTTGAATAATGATGGATTTTATTTCACACCTTGTTGTCACTGTTGGGGAACCACATTATAAGCTGCACCCCTTGTTTCTATTGATTATGCACAGGGTTTTTCCATTCAACTTTTCTTAAATAAAATGTGATGGGAATATGCCCCTATAGGCTATTTTACCTGGACTCGGATACCTATACCGGACACGGGTGTGTGCTCAAGTATCCGACATGACTATTTTGTAAAAGGTTGCATgattttggtccaaaatgaTGTGTCCAAGTTCCATGCCCATGTCCGAGTGTCGAGGATCCGACACGGATATTTGAGTTGAAATGAAGAGTCTAAGTACTGAAGCCTATAAGCCTTTTGGTGATCCCAGAGTTATTCCTCAATCAAGTTATAGACAAAATAATTGGCATTTATATGTTTTTTAGGGAGTTGTCCTGCCTATTCTAGATTGCCTAATATTTGTTGTCTTCTAGTGTACATGAGCATCTTAATTGTGCGGTTCTTTTGGGGATAATTCATTCAACAGTGATATTGTGTTTTTGAGGATTGCTAATTATTTGATCAGTTCTAATATGGTATTAATAACTTTCAGGACGGAATGCTTTGTATAGTTAGTTGTGGATTAAGTAATGTatcttgttttttatttttaggacAAGAAAGCTAACTTCTAAGAGACATCATATTTAAGAATGATGGATTCATATTATCATTCATCTCTTGACTTAACTATGTTACTTACTATTCCTTTATTGCATTGGATCGAGTGTTTAGCTCTTTTGTTTGGTTGCATAAGCAGGGTCAGGTGTTACAAGTATCACAACTTGGGTTGTCCTTTTCATTTTTCCAGATTTCAGAGAACGGTTCTGGATTTCTTTTGAATCAACTCTTAAGTGTAGATATTGTGGCGATGTGCATGGTTGTGAATATGGTAAGGGCTGCAGATATCAAGCTTGTGAATCAGTACCGAAATTGACGGTGTCAATTCTGAGACTTGTTGCAGCTTGTAAAGAACTAAATAGAAGGCTTATAGGTTATTATCAATTTATCAGCACAATAAGCTAAGTTTTTATGGCTATTGTCAATTTGTGATAGGTCACGCCTTGGTATGTGATAAATGTAGATTAAGCATTTTGCCTAGTTTTTGACATGTCGCTAATATTGTATTTTAGTTGAAAATGCAGTTCCAGCTGAATTTGGTGATACGTTTTGTAGTTTTTTGCTTTGCACCCTATGTTACTCAGACTCGGGTACGAGTGTCGGATAcgggtacgtgtccaagtgtccgaCACGGCTAAAATATGGACAATTTCCTTAATTTTAGACCCAAATGAAGTGTCGGAGTATCCATATCCATGTCCAGGTGTCGAGGATCCGACACGGGTACTTGAGGTAAAACGAGgagtccgagtaacatagtTTGCACGTCCTGGTATATTTGAATGAGCAACAACTTAATTTGTTTAAAGTGATTTATTGTTGGTAGCAAACTGTCACCATTAAATTGATGTTGGTAGTAAATTGTTTTGAATATGTTGCAGTGTAGCTGCAGCATGATGTGGTAGCCGCAGAAACTGATTGGTTGCataatagttcaagaaactcTGCCAAGTATATGTTTCAAGTATCAGTCTACTGCAGTTGCAGTGTTCTTTACTCTTAAGATATATTTGGTGACCTCCTTGAATCTTATAGGAGGAAGAATTATGACTAtatgttaatttatgtttttgTCCCAAAGAGTGAAGACAGTGCTATGGGACTAGGAATTACACTGTTAAAATGGCTTCTTTAGAAATGTGACATATTCTTCGGCTGTTTGGTTTTATTGGGTTGAAAACTTGAGAAATTGTCCAAGTTTTATTGTAAAGTTAACAAGAAGTAAGAGCAGAGAGAGCAATTGTTCAAGTCTTATTGTAACCAACTATATTTTTTTGGAGGTCTAAGACTACATATTTCTTTATTGAGATAGGACACAAAGTTTTCATCAGAAGCATTACGACGAGGAGAAGAAAACTGAATAATGATAATCTACAAGAACT encodes:
- the LOC110802510 gene encoding U11/U12 small nuclear ribonucleoprotein 31 kDa protein, with protein sequence MGDSDEDDTFYYRYTTPTSGHSATSSSTTTTTKRSSGSGGLAPSKSTVYVSNIDFNLTNSDLFTIFSTFGKVARVTILKDHATRRSRGVAFVLFVARDDAVSAARQMNGKILNGRTLSASIASDNGRAAEFIRRRVYKDKSRCYECGEEGHLSYECPKNQLGPRERPVPKKGRREKEQRRKEDEEEEAREGDEEEVAFEEDNWASVVDNAADQRLLMGHEEQQKLGKEKKVKKASYFSDESGEED